The Plasmodium falciparum 3D7 genome assembly, chromosome: 5 DNA window TATCTTGTACATCCATATCTTGTACATCCATATCTTGTACATTAATATGTTGTACAttaatatctttttcttcaATAAATTGAACGTCCATGTGCTTCTCCTCCTTAGTATCTTTTTGCTCTTGCATAAccatttcatcatttttaatcTTTGCTTCCACCTTAATAACTCGTTCCTGTTCACCTTCCTTCAATCTGTCCTGTGtcacatttttaaaaactttTTCTTGACAATCCTTAGTTGTCCCATTCACTTTTGTAACCACATTATCATCTCTCTGTTCTACATTACAGTCTATTTTGAAATGTTGACATATTCGTTTTATCTGTTctgaattaattttataacttgaattatattctttattttcgtggatgataaaatatttttttatagatgCCAATGGTATTTTAATTGTTTTAGATAACATAGATAAAGAAATAGTGTTAGGAAggtcataaatatttttaatgatttttttgaatttattattaaaaggtaattctttatttttttttaaataatacgatttattcattttatgattattttctttatcatatgtaattttatattttttatttttttcataaaaggTGTGAACATTTTCTTGGACATGgtcattaaataaatattcatcTTCTGTATGAAACTTATTAAAAGGAGAatgattcatattattttgtatatcatatagattcttctttttcttcttattattaatgtgatgattatttatatctgaATCTATTATAttgtcatttttattattatcaatagaATAGATATAATCACctttatattgtatattattaatatcttcattttcttttaaaacaTTCAAATAATTCAAAATTTTCTTAAATGTTTTAGATCCTCTTGGTATTgtcaatatataatttgatttataatcattttgtGGAGTTCCTAATATTTCAACATCTATTATATcccatatattaaatatttttgtaaattgtaatttatatataaaatccaTTTGTAAATTATCACTGTTATATAATTGTGATGTACTATAATCATTATTtggattattataattttgattatcataattttgaTTATCATAATTTGGATGATCATAATTtggattattataattttgattatcataattttgattatcataatttggattatcattatttggattatcataattttgattatcattatttttcttttctttatcattCATACAAAACAATTTTGATTTATGTAAATATCCAGTGCttccattttttaaaactttAATAAAACAGTAGGAATCACATACTTTTGTTATTAATCCCTTTGAATATTCTCCTTtacttaattttatattttcattatattttataatatttcctagataaaatatattcttctttGTATTAATACCAAGTATTTTCACATGAACCGGTTGatctttttcaaaaaaatcaTTCATATCTTCAATGTCATCACCTAAATTTGCTTTGTTTTTAAATAACAAaccatatttattaatattttttaatttaatacaCGCagcatttttattaacactATAAACATAACCTTCAAAAGTTTTACCTATATATGTTTCATCTAATGTAGATGCATTTTTGTCATATTCATTAgaatttgtatttatattattatatgacatttggtcattttttatatatcttcttgttatattattattttcttcttttcttttttcatcattatcatttttatttgaagAATTCTCTTCTTTATTATGTGTATCTTCATAAGGTTCTTCAttaatttcatttaatttgttattaatattgtgTTTTACatctatattattgtttattttatttttgccTTCAGGAATTATATGGTCTATATGTTTGTCattataagaattattaCTCTTTTTACTATTTAAggaattgttattatttttactatttaaggaattgttattatttttactatttaaggtattatcattttttttactatttaaggtattatcattttttttactatttaaggtattatcattttttttactatttaaggaattatcatttttattattagaagAATCACTTAGATTTGTATTAATGCTACTtacacttttattatttggattcataatattttcattacttgttatatttttttttcttcttcctttTACTTTTACACTTGAATCATGCTTATTTATTGTTTCTGAAGTAACAGATTCTTCTTCATTACATTTCAGTGTGTTTATTTTGTCATCTTTAAAAAGggtatacatttttattttttctcttaCTTTTCCAActtcataatatttcttttttggtttgtatattgtattatctgtttgtatattatgaaaatttaatttGTTCCTTGAGCATAttctattatattcatttttattattaaaatacaaattacgacaaaaatttattttatattttaattgtttattataattaccacatggtattattttatcattgtAGTGACTGTTACTAGAATCATacgatatattattttttctgtttttctgtttatatatatattctgaaATAAAGGGGATAAAACATCTATTAACactttttatatgattagaAGAATGACATACATATTCttgtaaaattataatatacaatattaaGAATAAGGTTTTATACAAACGCCATATTAGAAACATCcctttgtatatatatataaatatatatatatatatatatatatatatatatatatatatatatatatatatatatatatatgtatgtataattatataaaactaaaaaaaagaaaaataaatacacatcataaatttatacacatcataaatttattcacatcataaatttatacacatcataaatttattcacatcataaatatatacacatcaTAAATTTATACACATCATAAATTTATACACATCATAAATTTATACACATCATAAATTTATTCACATCATAAATTTATTCACATCATAAATTTATTCACATCATAAATTTATTCACATCATAAATTTATACACATCATAAATTTATTCACATCATAAATTTATTCACATCATAAATTTATTCACATCATAAATTTATACACATCATAAATTTATTCACATCATAAACTTATTCACATctcttttttgtttctttgtttttttttgtcctcattttttttttttttttcccatgATTTCTGTATGATAcatattatctttttaatgtgttcacatatatatatttatatttatattcatggATATTTTCTGGTACGCctagaaatatataacatatactattatataaacTTTAAATTGGTTTATTGTTTTAAGATAACGTACAATATCAATATTCTATATGTCATGTGTTACATATTACGTGTAATATGTTATGCGTTgtgtatacatttttaaaatttttatttttccttaaaaaataatagtaaaattatgtatatattaatttaatatatatatatatatatatatatatatatatataagatttacagaaacaaatatatttcccctatataaaaataaaggaattatttaaaaaaaggaaattaaaaattagcATAatgcaattttttttttatttattctaatatattattattacaattatatatatagattttaatactataatatatataaatatgtaaatattaatatatatatatatatatatatatttatttatttatatatttatataattttgtatatacAGTTACATATTGAATATATCAAACGAATCTTATGACAAcatgataaaataatattaattcagaatttattatatatatttaaaaaaaactaattagaatattaaaaaaattaggaATAAGGATTAAGTCTTAAATCATGTAAATATTAACaaccattttattttattttatttattattgttattattattttatttatatttactattatttttatttattatttattttattttattttattttattttattttttttttttttgtgttaaaGAAttgacaaaataaatataactcCTTCCAATAAAGTAAATGATCAAAacttcatatattaatactaaaatatatataatacacatataaacatatacaatatatatatatttttgccattttaaaagaataaagaaaaggaaaattttAAAACCCTTAActaaaaaacaaattatatttcattttatatataattatatattttttattcatattttatacttcattttttaattttataattttccaaattattttattacatttttatgaaattataattcaaacccaattttatttttatttttattttttttcattaatcaaagtattttattttaaaaattaaaataaatggaaactttcaaaaaagaaaaaggaaaaaataaataacaaaacaagagatatatttaaataattatgtaaattttatctaacattttttgtattatgttatatatatataatatataaaaaatatattatatatatatatatatatatatatataataatatatataaatatacactgTTGCAtctttataaatacataataatatatttagtacatcatatatataatatatatatattatatatatatatattataatagtatatataattttatgtttaatttttttttcttttttcttttttttcttttctattttctttcattttctttttcttttttttgattttaattgatgatattaaatttttattatgaaggatttttaaaattataataaaaaaaaaaaaaaaattaaataatttatataataaatgaaatgaacataaacaaaaataatataaccaTGAagaatgttaataatatatataatatttttatgaatataaaaaagaaaagaaaaaagaaaaaaaatatgttagcaaattaaaatataatattaatgtaattttaatttaatatttttttaaatgtatatatattttttttaaattgaatataaatgttaccctttatattttttttatatttatagttttttatatgtaatatattatatatatatatatatatatatatttaatatatatattatatatatatatatatatatatatatatatatatattaatatatattaatatatatttttatttatttttcctttttgctCTCtgtctaaaaaaaaaaaaaaaaaaaaaaaaattgcaaGTTGTGGgcagtatatattttttcaaacataatttttaaaatgtacTAGAATTATTTAGAAAAACTTTtgtgattaaaaaaaataaaataaataaataaaataataagaaatgagatagaaaaaaaaaaaaaaaaaaaaggcaaTTTCAAAatgtaacaaaaaaataaaataaaataaatatatatatatatatatttatatatatttatatatatttatatatatttaatatatattaattttttatatttcattttacatattattttattttattttatttttaatatatatttctaaataataataaaaaaaaaaaaaaaaaaaaaaaaaaaaatggatacGTTATCTAATACAAATACCCCTAACAAAAATGTATTACTAGATAAGATACAGATTTTAaacttatttaaaatttttgatAATTTACCATTTGAACCAAAAAGTGATAATGAAATATGGTAGGAATAAATTacctatataaatataatatatgatagaAATGGAATGAAagttttaaattataaatgataTGTACAGTTCAtgcaaaaatataatgtgatattatatatatatatatatatatatatatgtgtatacatTTTCTTGCTCCTTAGGTATATAGTAAATAAAGAGTTCATAGATAATTTAAGATACTATGAGTGTGGAAAAAGTGACACTTattcaaatattataaacaataaaatatttttagaaGATTGTagtaatgtaaatataaaaagtaggATAGTTaaagaatatgaaaatagTAATGGTGTGGATTTTCTTTTATACCCAGAAAAGGCTATAGAAATATTAgaaaaacattttatttttgatataaAAATTCCAAGAGCTGTATATGCttataaaacaaatagaaaagaaaaaataatatataaggtTGATATACAAccattaaaaattattgtatattcaaaaaatccTAATGAACATTCCAATCCttcaaaaatgaaaattgtGATTTTAAGAAATGATACCCTTGAAAGTGTTTTAAAGGaggtaattttttttttttttttttttttcttctttaatgCACATGATGAGCAaatgtttaaatatatatatatatatatatatatatatatatatattttttttttttttttttttttcctttgttTTTTATAGATTGTTGGGAATATTGATAGGAGCACATTCAAGAAGAATTTATTTTACGCAGATGAATTAGACAACAAAAGAGAAAAGACGTGGAAGTGCttatacatatgtaataGTATAGAATATGATTTAACAAAAAAGGTATGTGATTATTCTATCGACGAAACGTGTTGTTTATTAATAACAAGTGAAAGACCTGATATCAAATGTATAATGAATAAAAGTAATTATAATGCAAGTTATGGTAAAAAGGAAGGACATAATAGAAGGATGGAAATTGAGAGtagtttaaaaaataataataatgaagatgaagaaggaaatgagaattattattttgacgatgacaataataatatgagtgAAATGGAAAAAAGACGAATtagttatatatttgataaagGAGGTGATCGAGGTCTTATAAATTTAGGAAATACatgttttttaaattcatcATTACAATGTTTATCTaagattttaaaattttcaaattattttttaaatggtTCTTTTTggaatcatataaattattcaaaTCCGGTTGGTCAACATGGGAGATTAGCAAAAGCATATTATGAGACTTTAACAGAAATGtggaaaattaataaaagagATTGTCCTTATGCACCTAAGGTTTTAAAAGAGGCGATAAGTGAAAAGAGGGATGAATTTTATGGATATCAACAACATGATTCACAAGAATTATTAGCATTTCTATTAGATGGATTACATGAAGATTTAAATTTGATTAGAAAAAAACCTTATTATGAAGAGAAGTTACAAGGGGGTGTAGATAAATTAGATGTTGATGTAGCTGAAGCTTCTTGGAATAGAcataaagaaattaataattcCATAATTGTCGATTTATTTCAAGGTCAATATAGATCAAGATTACAGTGTCCTAAATGTAAAAAAGTTAGTATAACATTTGATccttttatgtatttatccATTCCATTACctccaaaaaaaaatcatcGAGTATGGTTTCATGTGATACTAAGTAGAGATATTCCTATAGCTATCAGATTTTCATGTACATTTAATGGTTCGCAAGaagtattaaaattaaaaattttctttttgaatataataaagaatatgaaaaacaaaaaaagaaatatattattacatagtAAATCCAtaatcaaaaataataaatatcctCATGAGGGTGCCAATGCATTCAATTTCCATTCGAAATTTTTAGATGATAATAAGAATGatttatatgaagaaaatgaatataacaataataataatataagtgaTGATGTTACTAATTATATTAAAGCTTTGAAAAATAAATCCAAAATTACCAACACTCTGAAAGAACaagatatacaaataatatatgaaagcATTTGTTCTATGTGTAATATATCTTCTATTGAAGAATTAGAAATTAATAATCTTTGTTTTCTTTATAcgaaattaaaaaatctagcatgtaataatttttttcaagtGTTAAATAATTCCGATTTTGTTACAGAACCACATACAAGAAATGGTAAGGGCATTAGCCATATCTTTGTTTATATACTTCCTAAAATATTTGGACATTtaattgataaaaatattgatttAAAAGTAGACGAGTGTTTAGAAGTATTAACGAATTCAACTGTTACTACAAATAATACGAGTCTTaaagatgaagaagatattaatataagaaCAGAAACGAATGATAAGAAAactgtaaaaaataaacattctactaataaaattgtaaaaaaaagaaaaggattATTATCCAACCCTTTAAGAAAAGGAACACTTGGAACAGATcatcaaaaatattatcaagAAGATAATgttgaagaaaatatagaaaatgttaatgaaataaatattaaagaagaagataataaaattataaataataataatgatcatattaaaaaaaattcaaacgaatatatatcttataatgatttattaaatgatcAAGCTTTTATaaatcataattatcattatcttaATGACAAATATTTTTCTGTTCTTATTGTGCCATTGTGTAAAGATGAACAACTTttatacaaaatgaaaaataatgatttacctttattatataatattccttTTAATTACACCTtagaagaattatataataaggtgaaatattcatataacaaaaataatcatataaaaacatcaacgatgaaaatttataattattcaaaGATGGAACAAAATGACATGAGCAATTCATTATatcataagaataaaaacGTTGAAAGTCCGAAGAAGGATAATACTTTAAATGGAACTGGTCCCAATATGGATATCTatcaaaatgatgataatgataataataatatgaatgttaATGGTTGTAAAAATGTGGAACCTTGTTACAACCTTGACGATAaaattaatagtaatagtaaaaatatgaacagtaatgatattaatatgaacaataatgatattaatatgaacagtcataatattaatatgaataataatgatattaatatgaacagtcataatattaatatgaacagtcatgatattaatatgaacagtaatgatattaatatgaacagtcataatattaatatgaacagtaatgatattaatatgaacagtcataatattaataataataataataataataataataataatgtaaatgatGTAAACGTTAATAGTTATAATGATTTCTTAGATAAATTTAGTTTATATTTACCATGctataatttaaaagaagaatGGAATCCAAAAGATAATTTAGGATTAGAATTAAAAAGAGATGGTACGTATTTATcagattatataaaaaattctgAAGAAAAAAGacttatcataatatatttaaatactGTAGGTATGGAAGAGGAATTATCCTTAGATATTAAAACATTAACATTTGTTGATTTAGAAGAAAAGTATGGTATCGATACatgtttaaaattattttcagaAGAAGAACATctagatgaaaataatacgTGGTATTGTAGTAATTGTAAATTACATGTGCaagcatataaaaaattagatTTATTCCGTATGcctattatattaatattacatttaaAAAGATTTAATAATACCAATAGATGGTTAAGAACAAAAATTGATtcttatgtatattatcCCCATAAAGATAAAGAATATCTAAATATGGCaccatatatattacaagaCGGATTAAAACATATGACTAAATTAAATCCAAAATATGCTCCACTCTATGAATTAATTGGAGTCAATTGTCATACGGGTAGTTTATGTGGAGGTCATTATTTTGCATATGTTAAATTAAATGATCAATGgtataattttaatgattCTTGTGTGTCAACAATTGATGAAGCTGAGGTTAATACCAAAAATGCTTACCTCTTATTTTATCAGTTAATATCTCATAAGAATGAGAAATTTTCCGGATATGCTCAAACCAGGAATTTGGCTGAACAACAGGCAATCCTTATGGCAAACGCaagttattataattaaaaacggattctttataaataaataaataaatataaataaataaataaatataaataaataaataaataaatataaataaataaataaataaatatatatatatatatatatatatataataaagaaaatgaatgttttatgttttgtatatatataaatatttacatatatatatatatatatatatgtatatattatatattatcctatttatactttttttttaattaaaggATTTCTAATTAATACAACCATAActtctttatatatgtaaatctttaatttaaataaataaatatatatatatttatatatatttatatttatgtttatgtttatgtttatgtttacGTTTATGTTTAcgtttatgtttatgtttatgtttatgtttacgtttatgtttatgtttatgtttatatttatattattattattattattttttttttttttttttttttttttttttttaatacatctttttataaattttaaaaaaattttgtataaatcatttttgtaattttatgaacaaaagttttatattttaattaattatattatgtttttatataatatatatttatatatatatcaaaaatgtGTAATTTGTATGTCATTCATAtgccatttttatttatataatcctattatttttaaaatatatatacttttactTATCATCTTGTATGCATAATATATTCGATATATGctcattttgttttatatatggcgatttcttttaaatatactgTAGTTTCTTTGTTAAAAAATAGAAGGTGAACtcgtatatataatacgtacatattatatatatatatatatatatatatacatatgtgtgtgtgttgTATATACCATACacttttctatttttttattattttaatttttttttttttttttgtttcattttATGATGTTATCAAATTattaatagatatatatatatatatatatatattatatcccTAACTTAAAACTGACCGCAGGTTATTTTTTTCCCATATGAGTAAATGTATTTGTCAATtcagaaaaaagaaaataattaaataaaatatcaaataaaattataattaatatgttttatgtaaaaaaatatatacatataaatgttctatatatatcatttctttttaacattttctatattagttatatctattttttgagtttttcttttaatacatatatatatttatgtatatcttaaatatgaaaaaataatgttgTATTGTAgctataatatgaaaaaatatggaaaaaaaaaaaaaaaaaaaaattacatatatatatatatatatatattaaatataagtaGGATATATGAGACGGATATTTTCATTCATCCCCCACACTCTGATTATTCATGTTATTAGATGATATTGGGTGTggacatttatatttaatttgcTTGCTAATAATTGTTAGTGAATTTAAGAATTCTTTTTGTTCTTCTTCGTTGTATGCACTtggtatttttttaatttccaGGTGTTTTGCTAATATTTTCAGCAGGAAAAAAATGTCATCATAACATTTGGATTCGTCTATATATCTATTCAAATTATGAATTGCCATGTAATATTCTTGGAATGTTATATTCTTTAATTCATAAGCTAAGTTGGAAAGACAATTATCTCTTAAATCTTgtagtatatattttatggtTCCTTTTTGAAATTGTAGAATATGCTctgataaataatataaggaAAGTAAGGAGGCTGGAGATGTGCACAGCGAGGAATTTTTTTGACAACAATTATGATTAATATTCatatcacatatattattattattattgttcatgttacatacattattattattattgttcatgttacatacatt harbors:
- a CDS encoding sporozoite surface antigen MB2 — encoded protein: MFLIWRLYKTLFLILYIIILQEYVCHSSNHIKSVNRCFIPFISEYIYKQKNRKNNISYDSSNSHYNDKIIPCGNYNKQLKYKINFCRNLYFNNKNEYNRICSRNKLNFHNIQTDNTIYKPKKKYYEVGKVREKIKMYTLFKDDKINTLKCNEEESVTSETINKHDSSVKVKGRRKKNITSNENIMNPNNKSVSSINTNLSDSSNNKNDNSLNSKKNDNTLNSKKNDNTLNSKKNDNTLNSKNNNNSLNSKNNNNSLNSKKSNNSYNDKHIDHIIPEGKNKINNNIDVKHNINNKLNEINEEPYEDTHNKEENSSNKNDNDEKRKEENNNITRRYIKNDQMSYNNINTNSNEYDKNASTLDETYIGKTFEGYVYSVNKNAACIKLKNINKYGLLFKNKANLGDDIEDMNDFFEKDQPVHVKILGINTKKNIFYLGNIIKYNENIKLSKGEYSKGLITKVCDSYCFIKVLKNGSTGYLHKSKLFCMNDKEKKNNDNQNYDNPNNDNPNYDNQNYDNQNYNNPNYDHPNYDNQNYDNQNYNNPNNDYSTSQLYNSDNLQMDFIYKLQFTKIFNIWDIIDVEILGTPQNDYKSNYILTIPRGSKTFKKILNYLNVLKENEDINNIQYKGDYIYSIDNNKNDNIIDSDINNHHINNKKKKKNLYDIQNNMNHSPFNKFHTEDEYLFNDHVQENVHTFYEKNKKYKITYDKENNHKMNKSYYLKKNKELPFNNKFKKIIKNIYDLPNTISLSMLSKTIKIPLASIKKYFIIHENKEYNSSYKINSEQIKRICQHFKIDCNVEQRDDNVVTKVNGTTKDCQEKVFKNVTQDRLKEGEQERVIKVEAKIKNDEMVMQEQKDTKEEKHMDVQFIEEKDINVQHINVQDMDVQDMDVQDINVQDMDVQNINVQDINIQDMDVQNINNSITLNKSTSCQTDESRDAPGGDQNESLDEKDSMEKSKEKKKKKGKSRKKNKDTNLTLKSDSIQKSKTTLDDKKRNVVVTFIGHINHGKTSLFDYICKTNEQKKEYGLITQNIRAFKATVRNNFTFTLVDTPGHEAFMPMRSRGVKISDLSILVISGDEGIQEQTVECIKLIKEFNIKIIIAITKVDIPNVDVDRIINDLLYHDITTELNGGEIQVVECSIYKEESIDKLLDAIYLESEFLNLQTNPDKKHEQAQGVVLDSYIDKNGIVSINLLQNGVLNINDHFYTGSSYGKVKILKDHLNKNIKSAYPSDPIKIIGYNKNSVPVAGDKFYVVENEALAKEIAEHNKNKMLTMEINNFTYDQTNMNRYKDFIISRENKIGGSSGILGENNLKNDIDGNMTRDDNMTRDDNMTSDDNMTRDGNRTNNDNITSDDNMSNDYDKIKETKMYTNNKSFQKDDFLKIHLNNTNENVINMDPSTHIGKNEIKTIYSNYIIKCDKQGSIEVLKNCMLKLQKEDSICKIKNKIIYADIGNVTSSDIKYATSFNATIIAFGVKLSNDIKGSKNSKGSKNHNNYPIIYSNVLYELIENVEKEMEKKLSKKPMGELKGTAQILKVFNISKLGKVAGCIVKKGTISINSNIRILRNDKVIYMGKIISIKIVKEEKTQVTEADECGIGFDNFLDFEPNDIIEAYEN
- a CDS encoding ubiquitin carboxyl-terminal hydrolase 2, putative, which gives rise to MDTLSNTNTPNKNVLLDKIQILNLFKIFDNLPFEPKSDNEIWYIVNKEFIDNLRYYECGKSDTYSNIINNKIFLEDCSNVNIKSRIVKEYENSNGVDFLLYPEKAIEILEKHFIFDIKIPRAVYAYKTNRKEKIIYKVDIQPLKIIVYSKNPNEHSNPSKMKIVILRNDTLESVLKEIVGNIDRSTFKKNLFYADELDNKREKTWKCLYICNSIEYDLTKKVCDYSIDETCCLLITSERPDIKCIMNKSNYNASYGKKEGHNRRMEIESSLKNNNNEDEEGNENYYFDDDNNNMSEMEKRRISYIFDKGGDRGLINLGNTCFLNSSLQCLSKILKFSNYFLNGSFWNHINYSNPVGQHGRLAKAYYETLTEMWKINKRDCPYAPKVLKEAISEKRDEFYGYQQHDSQELLAFLLDGLHEDLNLIRKKPYYEEKLQGGVDKLDVDVAEASWNRHKEINNSIIVDLFQGQYRSRLQCPKCKKVSITFDPFMYLSIPLPPKKNHRVWFHVILSRDIPIAIRFSCTFNGSQEVLKLKIFFLNIIKNMKNKKRNILLHSKSIIKNNKYPHEGANAFNFHSKFLDDNKNDLYEENEYNNNNNISDDVTNYIKALKNKSKITNTLKEQDIQIIYESICSMCNISSIEELEINNLCFLYTKLKNLACNNFFQVLNNSDFVTEPHTRNGKGISHIFVYILPKIFGHLIDKNIDLKVDECLEVLTNSTVTTNNTSLKDEEDINIRTETNDKKTVKNKHSTNKIVKKRKGLLSNPLRKGTLGTDHQKYYQEDNVEENIENVNEINIKEEDNKIINNNNDHIKKNSNEYISYNDLLNDQAFINHNYHYLNDKYFSVLIVPLCKDEQLLYKMKNNDLPLLYNIPFNYTLEELYNKVKYSYNKNNHIKTSTMKIYNYSKMEQNDMSNSLYHKNKNVESPKKDNTLNGTGPNMDIYQNDDNDNNNMNVNGCKNVEPCYNLDDKINSNSKNMNSNDINMNNNDINMNSHNINMNNNDINMNSHNINMNSHDINMNSNDINMNSHNINMNSNDINMNSHNINNNNNNNNNNNVNDVNVNSYNDFLDKFSLYLPCYNLKEEWNPKDNLGLELKRDGTYLSDYIKNSEEKRLIIIYLNTVGMEEELSLDIKTLTFVDLEEKYGIDTCLKLFSEEEHLDENNTWYCSNCKLHVQAYKKLDLFRMPIILILHLKRFNNTNRWLRTKIDSYVYYPHKDKEYLNMAPYILQDGLKHMTKLNPKYAPLYELIGVNCHTGSLCGGHYFAYVKLNDQWYNFNDSCVSTIDEAEVNTKNAYLLFYQLISHKNEKFSGYAQTRNLAEQQAILMANASYYN